Proteins from a genomic interval of Gopherus evgoodei ecotype Sinaloan lineage chromosome 7, rGopEvg1_v1.p, whole genome shotgun sequence:
- the BHLHE40 gene encoding class E basic helix-loop-helix protein 40: MEMIPSAQPPPACLGKLPALESNELPGLAFSHMYQVYKPRRGLKKSEDNKETYKLPHRLIEKKRRDRINECIAQLKDLLPEHLKLTTLGHLEKAVVLELTLKHVKALTNLIEQQQQKIIALQNGLQAGDLSSRNLDTSQEMFRSGFQMCAKEVLQYLGKHENTRDLKSSQLVSHLHRMASEVLQGGASRKSGDAPPKTVDLKEKSGSLPKTAEGYGKNCVPVIQRTFAHSSGEQSGSDTDTDSGYGGELEKSDSNTDQQYFPKDTGLNYTVQDRISSIKQETEDPPAKRTRMETSEDEGHFSSDLIGSSSSFLSPHPHQPPLCLPFYLIPPSATAYLPMLEKCWYPASMPVLYPSLPASAAALSGLMNPDKISPSLLMPQRLPSPLPVHSPIDSSALLQALKQIPPLNLETKD; encoded by the exons ATGGAAATGAtccccagcgcccagccccctcctgcctgcCTAGGCAAGCTGCCTGCGCTGGAGAGCAACGAGCTGCCAGG GCTGGCCTTTTCTCACATGTATCAAGTGTACAAGCCCAGGagagggttaaaaaaaagtgaagacaATAAG GAGACCTATAAATTGCCCCACAGACTGATAGAGAAGAAGAGACGTGATAGGATTAATGAGTGCATTGCCCAACTGAAAGATCTCTTACCAGAACATCTCAAACTTACA ACTTTAGGTCACTTGGAGAAGGCGGTGGTTCTTGAACTTACCTTGAAGCATGTGAAAGCACTAACTAATCTCAttgagcagcagcaacagaaaatAATTGCTTTACAGAATGGTTTACAAGCTG GTGACTTGTCATCGAGAAACCTTGATACCAGCCAGGAAATGTTTCGATCTGGTTTCCAGATGTGTGCCAAGGAAGTGCTGCAATACCTGGGAAAGCATGAGAACACCAGGGATCTGAAATCTTCCCAGCTGGTCAGTCATCTGCACCGAATGGCCTCTGAGGTCCTCCAGGGCGGAGCCAGCCGAAAATCTGGAGATGCGCCCCCGAAAACGGTGGACTTGAAGGAGAAGTCTGGCTCTTTGCCCAAAACTGCTGAGGGTTATGGCAAGAACTGTGTGCCTGTTATACAGAGGACTtttgcacactccagtggagagCAGAGCGGGAgcgacacagacacagacagtgGGTATGGAGGAGAGCTGGAGAAAAGTGACTCAAACACCGATCAGCAGTATTTTCCAAAGGATACGGGACTCAACTATACCGTGCAAGACAGAATAAGCTCTATTAAGCAAGAGACTGAGGACCCACCAGCCAAAAGGACCAGGATGGAAACTTCAGAAGACGAAGGCCATTTTAGCAGTGATCTGATTGGCTCTTCAAGTAGTTTTTTAAGCCCTCACCCTCACCAGCCTCCTTTGTGCCTACCTTTTTATTTGATCCCACCATCTGCAACTGCCTATCTGCCTATGCTGGAGAAGTGTTGGTACCCGGCTTCCATGCCCGTCTTGTACCCAAGtctcccagcctctgctgctgcaCTTTCAGGGCTAATGAACCCAGATAAAATCTCTCCATCTCTTCTGATGCCTCAGAGACTTCCTTCTCCACTACCAGTCCATTCCCCTATTGACTCCTCAGCTCTGCTTCAAGCTTTGAAGCAGATTCCTCCTTTGAACTTGGAAACCAAAGACTAA